From Bufo bufo unplaced genomic scaffold, aBufBuf1.1, whole genome shotgun sequence, the proteins below share one genomic window:
- the LOC120984610 gene encoding uncharacterized protein LOC120984610, producing the protein MTSDTLLYNEDEVTAILSQVTEPSDFLQTPASEFKTRDLERETRRLLNYELHSITLAEYLKTKRIPRGLRIRTRPTFFKDNPEFCIKFEQILNKCSFDIITLTLSFLHTAIMDTKELIQATENQLKEIVSPDEYTQLQQRISTILTDRRKTIEATKRQKFLRDTEDYRLNRVYRWPDSSYRQATDKRSSSMDSYRSASSDDSHAQRRPTRGPRRGNRTGPPPMPSNVTTRSQYLTKATFLPKRYTVACKKYTSNKCTLASII; encoded by the exons ATGAccagtgacacactgttatataaTGAAGATGAAGTTACGGCAATACTATCACAAGTTACCGAACCAAGCGACTTCCTCCAGACCCCTGCCTCTGAGTTTAAGACTCGAGACCTGGAGCGAGAAACACGCCGTCTATTGAATTACGAATTGCACAGCATCACCCTTGCGGAATATTTAAAGACCAAAAGAATCCCAAGAGGATTGAGAATCCGTACACGACCAACCTTCTTCAAGGATAATCCTGAGTTTTGCATCAAGTTCGAGCAGATCCTGAATAAATGTTCTTTTGACATTATTACTTTAACCTTATCATTTCTGCATACAGCGATTATGGATACCAAGGAACTTATACAAGCAACAGAGAATCAACTGAAAGAAATAGTGTCGCCTGATGAATACACGCAATTACAGCAAAGAATTTCCACAATCCTGACTGACCGTCGCAAGACGATCGAAGCCACAAAAAGACAAAAATTTCTGAGAGACACAGAGGACTACCGCCTTAATCGCGTATACAGATGGCCCGATTCGTCATACAGACAAGCGACAGACAAACGTTCATCATCAATGGACTCATATCGCTCTGCATCCAGCGATGATTCACATGCACAACGACGTCCTACACGTGGCCCAAGAAGAGGAAATAGGACCGGTCCACCTCCTATGCCAAGTAATGTTACAACGAGATCACAG TATCTGACGAAGGCAACTTTCTTGCCGAAACGTTATACTGTCGCATGTAAAAAATATACCTCCAATAAATGTACCTTAGCATCGATTATTTAA